In Pseudomonas sp. P5_109, the genomic window TCCACTCACTAAAGTCTCGGTCATCATCGTCATGCGGCCACCCACTCTCCGTCCCCTGTCAGGCTCTTGTAACGCTCGGCGAAAAATGCCCGAACGTTGGCGCATTGTGTATCCGTACCATCCAAACGATTGAAGTGGGCGCGAAACTCCCTGGCGCCCGGCAGGGTTGCGAGATACCAGCCCACATGCTTTCGAGCAATGCGCACGCCCATGACATCGCCATAGAAGGCGTGCAGGGCAGCCAGATGCTCTAGCAGAATGCGTTCCACCTCGATCAGCTCCAGCGCCGGGAGTTTCTCGCCGGTACGCAGGTAGTGGTCGATCTCGCGAAAAATCCATGGCCGCCCCTGGGCAGCCCGGCCAATCAACAAGCCATCGGCACCGGTCGCGTCGAGCACGTACCGGGCTTTTTCCGGCGAATCGATATCGCCATTGGCGAAGACCGGGATCGACACCGCCTGCTTGATCGCGGCAATGGTGTCGTACTCGGCTTCACCGGTGTACAGGTCGGCACGGGTGCGGCCATGCACTGCCAGCGCCGTAATGCCTGCCTGCTCGGCGATCTTCGCCACCGTCAGGCCGTTCTTGTTGTCCCGGTCCCAACCGGTCCGGATCTTCAGGGTAACCGGCACATCGACCGCAGCCACGACGGCCTGCAGGATCTCGGTTACCAGAGGTTCATCCTTCAACAGTGCGGAACCGGCAGCCTTGTTGCAGACTTTTTTCGCCGGACAGCCCATGTTGATATCAATAATCTGCGCGCCCATTTCAACGTTGGCACGGGCGGCGTCCGCCAGCATCTGCGCGTCCCCACCGGCGATCTGTACCGAGCGTGGCTCGGGATCACCTTCGTGGATCATGCGCATGCGCGACTTGCGGGTGTTCCACAAACTCATGTCGCTGGTGACCATTTCCGAGACTACTAGCCCCGCGCCCAAGCGCTTGCACAGCTGACGAAAGGGCTGGTCGGTGACACCCGCCATGGGGGCGAGGATCAAGCTGTTATGCAATGTGTATGGACCGATGCGTACCGCCGACATAGGACTTCCCTGTTGTGGGGCCGGATCATGAGAGTTCGAAAAAGGGTTGGCATGATACCCGCTCTCGATGACTGGATAAAGGCTGAATTGAACAAAATCTGAACAGTTAATCTGTTATTACCCGTGGTTTGGTTTGCCAGGGGGAGTCAGAAAGTCAGCGTCAATCGGGGATCGATGAAGCGTTTCACTCCGGCGAGTGAAAGCTCAGACTGTAGTTCACGGCCTTGGCGCCGGGGTCGAGAATGTCCAGGGCGATGTGGATCGGCGTTTGCGGAGGCATTTCCGCCATGCCTTCGAGATCACCATTGAGGTATTCACCGGGTTTGAAGCGGCGACTGGCTATTAGATGGCCATTGAGGTCGGCGAAGCGCAGTTCCAGCAGCGGGAAGGGCTGGGAGAAGGGCGCGCGGTTGTAGATGATTGCGTCGACCACCAGGGCGCCGTTGAACTCGGGATGGCTGCGTACAACCAGGTTGCTGCTTTTGATCTTCGCAATGTCGACTTTGGAGGGCACGGTGCAGCCGATCTGCGGGCACAGTTGCTGGAACCACGGGCGATATTGATCCTGTCGCGCCAGTTCGTCGAAATGGTAGGCGATGTACTGGCCTGCGAGGGCGCCAGCGGCAATCAGCACCAGCAGCAACCACAGCAGCCGTCGGCCCCAGGGCGAGCGGCGTTTTTGCCAGTCCAGTTGCAGCGGGTCGTCGGTCAGGTCTTGCAGCACTTCGGCGCGTACGCCTTGCTCGCTGCGTTCGCGTCGCTTGCGCAGCGGTTCGATCGAGGGCAGGTCGTCGTCGATTTCGCTCTCGTCGGCGGCCGACAGGCTTTCGTGGTGCAGCGGCGCATCGAGAGGGTCGTGCAGGCGCAACTGGGGTGGCTGCGGTTCGTCGTCGAGATCAACCGGCTCCAGGGACAGCGAAGGCTCGGTGCGCGAGGCTTTGCCCGGTTCAGTCGACGGCTCTGGCGATTCAAGGCTGTCGAGCGGTTCGTCGACTTGCGCGCGATCAGCCGCCGATTCACTGAACAGGCTGTCGGACCATTGCTCCTCGTCATCCTGCCCGGTGCTGTCGCGACGGGCGCTCAGCGAGTCGTCGCGATGGCGGCCGAGTTCGGTGGTCGGCTGGATTTCCCGCTGTTCGAGCCGGGCGAGTTCTTCGTCGAGGTCGAGACTGTCAAGGTCCAGCTCGGTCGCACTCCATTGCTTTTGGCTGATGGCACGCGGTTCTGCGGGGTCCGGCGTTTCGGCAATGACCGGAGCGGTCGGAGCAACCGGTTCTTTGCCGGCCTGCTCAAGCAGCTGTTTGGCTGCGTTGAACACTTGCAGGCAGGAGCCGCAACGAACCACTCCGCGAGCCACGCTCAATTGGGCATGGCTGACGCGGAAGCTGGTTTGGCAATGCGGGCACTGGGTGACGAAGCTATCGGTCATGCGGCGATCCGGATTATGCAGGCGGCCATTCTAGCGCCGACGGCCAGTGATGCGCACCCAGCCATCGCGATTGGCGATCGGGTCCAGATCGAAGTCCTTGGCGTAGGCGGCAGCGACGTCGTCGCCCTGTTCGGCGAGGATGCCCGACAGCGCCAGGCGCCCGCCCGACTTGACCAGGCGGGACAGCTGCGGTGCCAGCGAGACCAGCGGGCCGGCGAGAATGTTGGCTACCAGCACGTCCGCCTGCACTTGCGGCAAGTCTTCCGGCAGGTACAGCGGGAACAGATGTTCGGCAATGTTGTTGCGTCCGGCGTTGTCGCGGGAGGCTTCCAGCGCCTGCACATCGATATCGGTGCCCACGGCCTCTTTGGCGCCGAGCAGCAGCGCAGCAATCGCCAGGATCCCCGAGCCGCAACCGAAGTCCAGCACATTGCAGTCTTTGAGGTCCTGACCGTCGAGCCATTCCAGGCACAGCGCGGTGGTCGGGTGGGTGCCGGTGCCGAACGCCAGGCCTGGGTCCAGCAGCAAATTCACGGCATCAGGTTCCGGCGCGGCGTGCCAGCTCGGCACGATCCACAGGCGCTGGCCGAAACGCATCGGCTGGAAACCGTCCATCCAGCTGCGTTCCCAGTCCTGGTCTTCGATCACTTCGCTGTGGTGTTCAGGCAGTGGGCTGCCGGTCAGCAACTCCAGGTGGGCCAGTACCGGGCCGGGCTCGGTGCCACCCTCGAACAGGGCCAGCAGGTGCGTGTGCGACCACAGTGGCGTGGTGTTGAGTTCCGGCTCGAAGATCGGCTGATCTTCGGCGTCCATGAAGGTCACCGACACGGCGCCCACTTCAAGGAAAGCGTCTTCATAGGTTTCGGCTTGTTCTGGGCTGATGGCGAGACGTACTTGCAGCCAAGGCATGGCGGGCACCTTTGAAAAATGTTGATTGCAGCCTAGCGGGCTGCGAGAAGCGCGCAAGTTTACGCGAGAGTGCGGGTTTTGTGGGAGCTGCATTAGCTGCGCAGATGTTGAGCGAAGCAGGGCCCTGTGGGAGCGGGCTTGCTCGCGAAGAGGGAGTGTCAGTTAATGAATGTTTGGCTGATACGCCGCTTTCGCGAGCAAGCCCGCTCCCACAATGGGATTTGAGTTACTTCCAGATACAACAAAGCCGCCCGAAGGCGGCTTTGTCGATGGGGTCGAAGCTTAGTGCTTCTCGGCAGCCAGCTTGTGCTCGAGGTAGTGAATGTTCACGCCCCCTTTGCAGAAGCCTTCGTCGCGGGTCAGGTCGCGGTGCAGCGGGATGTTGGTCTTGATCCCGTCGACAACGATCTCGTCCAGCGCATTGCGCATGCGCGCCATGGCTTCGTCACGGGTTGCACCGTAAGTGATCAGCTTGCCGATCAACGAGTCGTAGTTCGGCGGAACGGCATAACCACTGTACAGGTGCGAATCGACGCGAACGCCGTTGCCGCCTGGGGCGTGGAAATGCTTGACCGTGCCCGGGCTCGGCATGAAGGTTTTCGGGTCTTCGGCGTTGATCCGGCATTCCAGCGCGTGACCGCGGATGACCACGTCATCCTGGGTGAACGACAGCTTGTTGCCGGCGGCGATGCTGAGCATCTCCTTGACGATGTCGATACCGGTGACCATTTCCGAAACCGGGTGCTCTACCTGGACACGAGTGTTCATCTCGATGAAGTAGAAACGACCGTTTTCGTACAGGAACTCGAAAGTGCCTGCACCACGGTAACCGATGTCGATGCACGCCTTGACGCAACGAGCCAGAACTTCCTGGCGGGCCTGTTCGTCGATGCCCGGTGCTGGCGCTTCTTCGAGAACCTTCTGGTGGCGACGTTGCAGCGAGCAGTCGCGGTCACCCAGATGGATGGCCTGGCCCTGGCCGTCGGACAGCACCTGGACTTCGACGTGACGCGGGTTGGTCAGGAATTTTTCCAGATAGACCATCGGGTTGCCGAACGCCGCGCCAGCTTCGGTGCGGGTCAGTTTGGCGAAGGAGATCAGGTCTTCTTCCTTGTGTACCACGCGCATGCCGCGACCACCGCCGCCGCCAGCGGCCTTGATGATCACCGGGTAACCGACTTCGCGACCAATGCGCAGGGCGGTTTCTTCGTCTTCCGGCAGCGGGCCGTCAGAACCCGGAACGGTCGGTACGCCAGCAGCGATCATGGCGTGCTTGGCCGATACCTTGTCGCCCATCAGGCGAATGGTGTCGGCTTTCGGGCCAATGAACGCGAAGCCGGAATTCTCGACCTGTTCGGCAAAGTCGGCGTTTTCCGCAAGGAAGCCGTAGCCCGGGTGAATGGCGGTGGCGCCAGTCACTTCGGCCGCGGCAATGATTGCCGGAATGTGCAGGTAGGAGTGGGCCGCCGATGCCGGACCGATGCAGACGGATTCGTCTGCCAGGCCCAGGTGCATCAGTTCCTTGTCAGCCTTGGAGTAAACGGCGACGGTCTTGATGCCCATCTCTTTGCAGGCGCGCAGGATCCGCAGGGCGATCTCACCGCGGTTGGCGATCAGAACTTTTTCCAACTTCGCAGTCATCAAAGGCTCTCCGCGGTTCAAACGATGGTGAACAGCGGTTGGTCGTACTCAACCGGCTGGCCGTCTTCGACGAGGATGGATTCGATCACACCGCTGGTTTCAGCTTCGATGTGGTTCATCATCTTCATGGCTTCAACGATGCACAGGGTGTCGCCTTTCTTCACGGTCTGGCCGACTTCTACGAAGGACGGCGAGGTTGGCGAAGATTTGCGATAGAACGTACCAACCATCGGCGAACGGGCAACGGTGCCGTTCAACGCTGGAGCGGCGGCAGCAGCAGGTGCCGCAGCGGCAGCCGGAGCGGCGGCAGGCGCGGCAACCGGAGCAGGCATTGGAGCCGGTGCGTAGTACTGCTGAGCCGGGGTCTTGCTATGACGGCTGATACGTACGGACTCTTCGCCTTCCTTGATCTCGAGCTCGTCGATGCCGGACTCTTCCAGCAATTCGATCAGTTTCTTAACTTTACGGATATCCATGAATCATCAACTCCCAAGGGTCGGTCAGGGGCGGTTAACTTGTAGTTCAAGCTGTTCCAGGGCGGCCTCCAGGGCCAGTCGATAACCGCTGGCGCCAAGGCCGCAGATCACTCCCACCGCTACGTCGGAGAAGTAAGAGTGATGGCGGAAAGGTTCGCGTTTGTGCACGTTAGACAAATGCACTTCGATGAATGGGATGCTCACCGCCAGCAGCGCGTCACGTAATGCGACACTTGTATGTGTAAAAGCTGCTGGGTTGATCAGAATGAAGTCCACGCCTTCGGTGCGGGCGGCGTGAATGCGGTCGATCAATTCATACTCGGCATTGCTTTGCAGGTGCAGCAGATGGTGACCGGCTTCGCGGGCACGGCGTTCCAGGTCCTGGTTGATCTGCGCCAGCGTCGTGGCGCCGTAGGTGCCCGGTTCACGAGTGCCGAGCAGGTTCAGGTTGGGTCCGTGCAGAACGAGTAGCGTCGCCATCGGCGGTTCCTTTGTTATCTGTGTGCAGTTGTCAGAACCCGGCGACTATGCCGCAAAGCCTTTGTGACTGTCCAGTTCTCTGCAATAGCCAGCACGATGACCGATGTTTGCGCGAAATATATAACTGCTTGATTAAATGTGGTCATTCGCCCTGGCAACACGATCGGCGAAGTCTTTGGCGTTGATCTCGCCGATCACCCGCACATTGGCGCGTTCGACGCCGTCCTTGCCGAAAAATATCAGGGCGGGCGGGCCGAACAACTGGTAACGGTCGAGCAGGGCGCGTTGCTCGGCGTTGCTGGCGGTGATGTCGAAGCGGACCAGCCGGTAGCCCTTGAGGTGTTCGACGACGACAGGGTCGTTGAGCACTTCGTGCTCGATGACTTTGCAACTGATACACCAGTCGGCGTACCAGTCGAGCAGCAGCGGGGTGCCAGACGACCGGGCCTCGGCGAGCACGCGGTCCAGATCGGCGGGTGTGCTGATGGTTTGCCAGGCACTGGAGTCTTGCCCAAGCTGGTTGCTCTCGACGACGCGCGGCTGGCCAATCGGATTGAAGGGGTCGGTCTGGCCGCTGAATGCGCCGTACCAGCAGGCCAGGGCGTAAAACACCAGGAACATTCCGAGCAACTGCCCGAGGCGCTTGCGCGGCGGCTTGTAGACGAACTCCAGCGCGCCCATGAACAACCCGACGCCACCGGCCAGAAGGCCGATCAACAACAAAGTGATCTGGCCCGGCAGTACGCGGCTGAGCAGGCCTATCGCCAGTCCCAGCAACAGCACACCAATCGCGTTTTTCACGTAGACCAGCCATGGGCCGCTTTTCGGCAGCCAGGCTGCGCCACCGGTGGCCACCAGCAATAGCGGTGCGCCCATGCCGAGGCCGAGCATGAACAGTTTCAAGCCGCCGCCCAGCGCATCGCCGCTGGCGCTGATGTACAGCAGTGCGCCGGCCAAGGGCGCGGAAACACAGGGTGAAACCAGCAAGCTGGAGACCACGCCCAACACCGCGGCGCCCCACAGGGACCCACCTTCGGTGCGGCCGGCGATGCGGTCCAGGCGACTGCTGATGGCGTGCGGTAACTTGAGTTCGAAGACGCCGAACATCGCCAAGGCAAATACGGCGAAAAACATTGCGAACGGCACCAGCACCCAGGCCGATTGCAGGCGCGCCTGCAGATTGAGTTGGGCACCGAACAGGCCCATCAGGGCTCCGAGCAGGGCAAAGCAGGCGGCCATCGGCAGCACATAGGCCAGTGACAGATTGAAACCACGCCAGCCGCCGACCTGGCCGCGCAGTACCACACCGGAAAGGATCGGCAACATGGGCAACACGCAGGGCGTGAACGTCAGGCCCAGGCCGGCGAGGAAAAACAACGCCAGTTCGCGCCAGCTCCAAGCATAAGCCGTCGCCGGAGCGCCGCCGCCGTCGATGCTCAAACGCTCGGTTTCCGGCGGATAGCACAGGCCTTTGTCGGCGCAGCCTTGATAGGTCACGGCCAGGGTGAAGGCGCGTGGGTCGGTGCGCGGTAGCTCGACATCGAGAATGCCGTGGTAGACCTCGACATCGCCGAAGTATTCATCGTGTTTTTTCTGGCCGTCGGGCAGTTTCGCCGCGCCGAGGACGACTTCGGCCGGATCGGCGCGAAACTGAAAACGGTGACGGTAGAGGTAATAACCTTCGGTGGCGACGAAGCGCAGCTTGATCGATTGCGGTGTACTTTCTACCAGGCTCAGCTTGAAGGCTTCGCGAACCGGCAGGAAATCGGCGCTGTTGTTGATCGAGCCCAAGGTGGAGCTGGGTCGGTTCTCCAGCAGGCCAGTGGCGCCGGCCGGCAGGGCGAACACTAAAAACAGCAGGCAGAGCAAGCGGCGCATGACGATCTCGCGTATCGGAATTGGGGGGATGATAGCGGACAGTCGAAGTGTATGCAGGCACGCGTTTGTGGCGAGGGGGCTTGCCCCCGTTGGACCGCGTAGCGGGCCCAAAACAAGCGACACCGTGATTCCTGTCTGAACGTGTGGTTTGACATTGCGGTCGCTACGCGACCGAACGGGGGCAAGCCCCCTCGCCACAAGGGTCTATCAGACGCGGAACGCCTGAACGGCCGTGTGCAATCGTCCACCCAGCACCAGCAAATTCTCCCCTTGCTCGCGCCCTTCGCCGATACGCAGCAAGTTATCCCCACCCAACTGGTGAATCCGTTCGCTATGGTCACGAATCTCGCTGACAGCGCCGCTCTGCTGGGCGGTGACATCGGCAATGCGTACCGCCGTGTCGGAAATGGTCTGGATCGCCCCGACGATTTTATCCAGCGCGCCATCGGCGGCTTGGGCCTGGTTGGCCGTGGCTTCGGCGTGTTCGACCTGGGCGCGCATGCCTTCCACCGATTGCCGCGCGGCGGTCTGCAGCCCGGCGATCAGCGTCTGGATTTCTGCCGTGGCCCCGGCGGTCCGTTGCGCCAATGAGCGCACCTCTTCCGCCACCACGGCAAAGCCGCGCCCCATTTCCCCGGCGCGGGCCGCTTCGATGGCGGCGTTCAGGGCCAGCAGGTTGGTCTGGTCGGCAATCGAGCGGATCACCGTCAACACGCCGCCGATGGTCGCGGACTCTTCGGCCAGGTGTTCGATCATTTGTGCATTGCCTTGCACTTCGTCCACCAGCGCATGCAGGCCGGTGAGGCTCAGGCCGATGACTTTCTGCCCGTGCTCCACCGCCAGGCCGGCGTGGCGACTGGCGTCGGCGGCCTGGCTGGCATCGCCGGCGACTTGTTGAATGGTCGCTTCCAGTTCGCTGAGGGAGTCACGGATCAGTGCCGTGTCGCCGGCCTGGTGCTCGGCGCCGCTGTGCAAGTCGTTGCTCAGGTCGGCCAGGGTGCGGCTGCTGCCGGCCACTTGCTCGGCATTGACGCGAATGGTCCCCACCAGGTCCACCAGATAAGCGCGCAAGCGGTTGAGCGAGGCTTCGATGTCATGCAATTCGCGGTTGGTGTTGCCCAGTTGAATGTCGCGGCTGAAGTCGCCTTCGGCCCAGGTCGACAGGGCCGGGGCGAGGTTGGTCAGGGTCCGGGCGAGTTTGCGCTGCAGGGTGTCGATCAGCAGTGCGATCAGCAGAATCAGGCCGATCATCACGCCTTGCATCAGCCGCACTTCACCCTGGATCTGCCCGTGCTGGGCGCGTACAACCGGTTCCAGCCCGGCAATGGCCTGTTGCACGTCGGCGATTTTCAAGTGAGTCGCGCTGCTGAGGTCGGCGCGTTTCTGGATTTGGTCGCGGGTGCGCGCGAGCTCGGCCGGGTAGCGGGTGAGCAGGCTGTTGAGCTCGCGCTTGAGGCCGACGCCGGCATCTTCGGCAACGGTTTTTTCCTTGTTCTCAAGGCCCATCATCGAGGCGAAATCGTCGGTGTTCGACTCACTGCTGGTGGTCACGCCCAACAATGGCAGGGCGTCGAGTTTTTCGGCCTGGGTGCGGATGCTGGCCACTTCGCGCTCAACGTCGGCGGCCAGTTCACTGCGGCCGCTGCTGACCAGTTTGTCCCGGGCCAGGGACAATTTACCCAGGTGCTGCGACGCGGTGAGCAGCGGTGTCAGGTAGGCCGCATTACCGCTGGCGTACTGGCTGAGTTGATCGAGGCTGGCGCCCAGTTCCCGTTCGGCTTGCAGCAGCAAGGCCTGTGGGTCGCCGGCCAGTTTGCCGGCAGCCAACAGGTCGGTTTTGCTGAATTCTTCGAGGGTCGACAGGCTGGGACGCAAGGTCTCGGCCAGGGCCGGTGGCAATTCGCCGAGTTGTTTTTGCAGGCTGTCGATGCCTTGGGCGGCACTGCTCAGGCGCAGTGCATCGCCGCTGCCGAGGTAATCCTCGACGCTGCGCGCGACTTCATTCTGAAACTGCTGCGACAGGCCCAGGTAGCGCTCCATTAATAGATACGGACGCTCAAGGGCCTTATGCGACCACCACAGCGTAGCGCCGAGGGCGACGCACACGGCCACCAGAAGGAGGGTATTGAGATTGGTCAGCAGCTTCAGGCGCATTACGGACTACCAACGGCAGAAATGGTAAGTGCCTGAAGTTATTGCATTTCTGTTACAGGGTTATGACTGTATCGGTCGAATCCGATAAAAAAGTGGCACTTTGCTTTGATGTGCGCGCCGCTTGTACGCGATTGCGTCCGCCACCCTTGGCGCGATACAGCGCTTCATCGGCCAGGCTGGCCATCATCAGGCTGTCGGAGCTTTCGCATAACTCCACCACCCCGGCGCTGAAGGTGCACCACAGGTCCTGGGGTTGCGCGGGGTAGTGAATCTCGGCAAAACGTTGGCGGATTTCATCGAGCACGTTATAGGCCGCTTCGATATCGGTGTCCGGCATGACGATGGCGAACTCCTCGCCACCGTAGCGACCGATGAAGTCGGTTTTGCGCAGGCGTTGCTTGAGAAACAGCGCCAGGCTCTTGATCACCCGGTCGCCCATGGGGTGGCCGTGGCTGTCGTTGACCCGTTTGAAGTGGTCGATGTCGAGCATGGCAAAGCTCAGCGGCTTGCTTTCGCGACGGGCGCGGAACGAGCAGTCTTCGAGCAATTGCAGGATATGCGTGTGGTTGTACAACCCGGTGAGGCTGTCGCGAACCATCCGCGCCTTGAGGTTGCGAGCCCTGGCGGCGCGGTTGCGCACGGTGGTGATCAGGTGCCGGGGCTTGATCGGTTTGGTCAGGAAGTCATCGCCGCCTTCGCTCATGGCGTCAAGTTGCTTGTCCAGGTCGTCTTCGGCCGACAGGTAAATGATCGGCACGCTGACGTAACGGTCGTTGTGGCGGATTACCTTGGCCAATTCCGTACCGGTGCAGGCCGGCATGTACATGTCGAGGATGATCAGGTCCGGCTGGAAATCCGCCAACTCAGCCATGGCCTGGATCGGCTCGATCAACGTGCGGGTGACGATCCCGGCGCTGTTGAGCAGGCGCTCGGTGTGCAGGGCCTGGGCGCGGGAGTCGTCGATGATCAGCACTTTATAAGGTTCGTACTGGGCCACGCAGGTCAGGACTTCGATCTTCTCCAGCAGGCTCGACGCTTCGAGGGTGCCGGTGAGGAACTCCTGGCCGCCGGCACGCACGGCGGCGAGGCGGGTCGGGGTGTCGGTTTCGTGCAGGCTGAAGAACAGCAGCGGCAGTTGATGGTCGAGGCCTTCCTGGGCTTCGGCGGCCAGTTTCAGGCCGACGCCGGGGCCGCTGAAATCGACGTCCATGACAATCGCCGCCGGTAAACGCTCGACCATTGATGAGCGAAACGCGTCTACGCTGTCCAGGGACTGGGCACTGAGGCCGAAGAACTCCAGTTGTTTGGCCAGGCGCTCGGCACGGTCGTGATCCTGCAACACTACATAGATGGGCTTGCGCAGCGGCGGCAGGAAGGTTTGATCGAGTTGGTCGCCATGGCGCAGGCCGGTGCGCGACAGGCGCTGCATCAAACGATTGAGATCGGTGATCAGGCCGCTGCTCAGGCGTCCGCGATTGGCGTCGACCGCTTCCAGGGATTGACCGATATGGCGCGCCAGTTGCGTGTGTTCCGGTTGCTCGAAGCGCTCGGCGAAACGCAGCAGGCGCAGATTGGCCTCGCTCAGTTCCGAAAGGTCGGCGGTGGACCACTCACTGCGTTGCAGGCGCTGCCATATCTCAAGAATCTGACGAGCCTGATGAATTACCCGCTGGGCAAAGTGGTGCTTGAGGCGCTCGCGGCTGGGGTCTTCTGGCTCGGTCATATCCTGACTACTAGTTAGGGTGCACACTGAGGTCGACTGGTGGCTCTATGCTAGCACCACTTTTCCGTTACATGAGTGCTGTGCGTCAATAATCTGCAATGCAGCCTCATTCAGTTTGTGACCGTACGGTCTTGTTCTAGCCTTTAGGGTCGCGGTGTGCGGAGGGCGAAGTGCCTTGATCAGGGCACTTGGCAGGTGTGGGGTGGCCAATGACGAGTGACTGGCTTTGGGCTGCGCCTGAGTTTTTTGTCAGTTCTGATCGGTTGGTTTTTTCGGGTTTGCGAGGGTCGGGGATTCCCTTAGAGGCGCAATCCAAACCATTAGGTGGTTTTCGAGGGCCGCAGTGTCATCGTATGGGCGGGAACACTGTTTATCCGTAAACCCGGTAATTTTCCCCATCGGTGCGATGGCGGGTGCCGGGCCAAGGCACGTTGTTGTATGGTTGTGGTCGAACCGTTGAACTCAAGAGATTGAAAGGATATCGCCATGCTGGACTGGAAGAACCGCACAGGCAGTGCGCCTGAACGTGCCGCTGAACCGAAGTCGGAGGCCCGCAGTTATCTGGGCGGTCTGTTGTTCAGCCGGGCGCTGGCCACTCTGCTGGGCATCTACCTGTTGGTGGCGAGTGTCCTGGGCTGGTACTGGAGCCAGGAGCCGGCACTGTTCCCGGTCCAGCAAACCGCGCAGATGGCGGCCGAGAAAGAAGGCAAACAGATGGTCGTCGGTTACACCACGGTGGAAACCCTCAAGACTGTCGCCGGTACCTTGCTGACCAAGCCGGGTGGCTATATTTCCAACGACCGGTTCCCGCCAGGCCTGTGGATGGACAACATGCCGAGCTGGGAATATGGCGTGCTGGTGCAGGTTCGCGACCTGAGCCGTGCACTGCGTAAAGACTTCGCCCGTTCGCAGTCGCAGTCCGCCGAAGACGCCGACCTGGCCAAGGCCGAACCGCGTTTCAACTTCGACAACAAGAGCTGGGTGCTGCCGTCCAGTGAGTCCGAGTACCAGGAAGGCATCAATTCCCTGAGCCGCTATCAGGCACGCCTGTCCGATCCGAACCAGAAGAGCGCGCTGTTCTATGCCCGCGCCGACAACCTGAACAACTGGCTGGGTGATGTCGGTACCCGTCTGGGCTCGCTGTCACAACGGCTGTCGGCCAGTGTCGGCCGGGTCAAGCTCAACACTGCGCTGAAGACCGAAGTGGTGACGCCGGGTGTGGCGCCGCAAGTCGATGAAGAGATCGTCGAGACGCCATGGCTGCAGATCGACAACGTGTTCTACG contains:
- a CDS encoding protein-disulfide reductase DsbD; this encodes MRRLLCLLFLVFALPAGATGLLENRPSSTLGSINNSADFLPVREAFKLSLVESTPQSIKLRFVATEGYYLYRHRFQFRADPAEVVLGAAKLPDGQKKHDEYFGDVEVYHGILDVELPRTDPRAFTLAVTYQGCADKGLCYPPETERLSIDGGGAPATAYAWSWRELALFFLAGLGLTFTPCVLPMLPILSGVVLRGQVGGWRGFNLSLAYVLPMAACFALLGALMGLFGAQLNLQARLQSAWVLVPFAMFFAVFALAMFGVFELKLPHAISSRLDRIAGRTEGGSLWGAAVLGVVSSLLVSPCVSAPLAGALLYISASGDALGGGLKLFMLGLGMGAPLLLVATGGAAWLPKSGPWLVYVKNAIGVLLLGLAIGLLSRVLPGQITLLLIGLLAGGVGLFMGALEFVYKPPRKRLGQLLGMFLVFYALACWYGAFSGQTDPFNPIGQPRVVESNQLGQDSSAWQTISTPADLDRVLAEARSSGTPLLLDWYADWCISCKVIEHEVLNDPVVVEHLKGYRLVRFDITASNAEQRALLDRYQLFGPPALIFFGKDGVERANVRVIGEINAKDFADRVARANDHI
- the accC gene encoding acetyl-CoA carboxylase biotin carboxylase subunit — protein: MTAKLEKVLIANRGEIALRILRACKEMGIKTVAVYSKADKELMHLGLADESVCIGPASAAHSYLHIPAIIAAAEVTGATAIHPGYGFLAENADFAEQVENSGFAFIGPKADTIRLMGDKVSAKHAMIAAGVPTVPGSDGPLPEDEETALRIGREVGYPVIIKAAGGGGGRGMRVVHKEEDLISFAKLTRTEAGAAFGNPMVYLEKFLTNPRHVEVQVLSDGQGQAIHLGDRDCSLQRRHQKVLEEAPAPGIDEQARQEVLARCVKACIDIGYRGAGTFEFLYENGRFYFIEMNTRVQVEHPVSEMVTGIDIVKEMLSIAAGNKLSFTQDDVVIRGHALECRINAEDPKTFMPSPGTVKHFHAPGGNGVRVDSHLYSGYAVPPNYDSLIGKLITYGATRDEAMARMRNALDEIVVDGIKTNIPLHRDLTRDEGFCKGGVNIHYLEHKLAAEKH
- the aroQ gene encoding type II 3-dehydroquinate dehydratase, yielding MATLLVLHGPNLNLLGTREPGTYGATTLAQINQDLERRAREAGHHLLHLQSNAEYELIDRIHAARTEGVDFILINPAAFTHTSVALRDALLAVSIPFIEVHLSNVHKREPFRHHSYFSDVAVGVICGLGASGYRLALEAALEQLELQVNRP
- the accB gene encoding acetyl-CoA carboxylase biotin carboxyl carrier protein gives rise to the protein MDIRKVKKLIELLEESGIDELEIKEGEESVRISRHSKTPAQQYYAPAPMPAPVAAPAAAPAAAAAPAAAAAPALNGTVARSPMVGTFYRKSSPTSPSFVEVGQTVKKGDTLCIVEAMKMMNHIEAETSGVIESILVEDGQPVEYDQPLFTIV
- a CDS encoding DUF3426 domain-containing protein; translation: MTDSFVTQCPHCQTSFRVSHAQLSVARGVVRCGSCLQVFNAAKQLLEQAGKEPVAPTAPVIAETPDPAEPRAISQKQWSATELDLDSLDLDEELARLEQREIQPTTELGRHRDDSLSARRDSTGQDDEEQWSDSLFSESAADRAQVDEPLDSLESPEPSTEPGKASRTEPSLSLEPVDLDDEPQPPQLRLHDPLDAPLHHESLSAADESEIDDDLPSIEPLRKRRERSEQGVRAEVLQDLTDDPLQLDWQKRRSPWGRRLLWLLLVLIAAGALAGQYIAYHFDELARQDQYRPWFQQLCPQIGCTVPSKVDIAKIKSSNLVVRSHPEFNGALVVDAIIYNRAPFSQPFPLLELRFADLNGHLIASRRFKPGEYLNGDLEGMAEMPPQTPIHIALDILDPGAKAVNYSLSFHSPE
- the prmA gene encoding 50S ribosomal protein L11 methyltransferase — protein: MPWLQVRLAISPEQAETYEDAFLEVGAVSVTFMDAEDQPIFEPELNTTPLWSHTHLLALFEGGTEPGPVLAHLELLTGSPLPEHHSEVIEDQDWERSWMDGFQPMRFGQRLWIVPSWHAAPEPDAVNLLLDPGLAFGTGTHPTTALCLEWLDGQDLKDCNVLDFGCGSGILAIAALLLGAKEAVGTDIDVQALEASRDNAGRNNIAEHLFPLYLPEDLPQVQADVLVANILAGPLVSLAPQLSRLVKSGGRLALSGILAEQGDDVAAAYAKDFDLDPIANRDGWVRITGRRR
- the dusB gene encoding tRNA dihydrouridine synthase DusB, which gives rise to MSAVRIGPYTLHNSLILAPMAGVTDQPFRQLCKRLGAGLVVSEMVTSDMSLWNTRKSRMRMIHEGDPEPRSVQIAGGDAQMLADAARANVEMGAQIIDINMGCPAKKVCNKAAGSALLKDEPLVTEILQAVVAAVDVPVTLKIRTGWDRDNKNGLTVAKIAEQAGITALAVHGRTRADLYTGEAEYDTIAAIKQAVSIPVFANGDIDSPEKARYVLDATGADGLLIGRAAQGRPWIFREIDHYLRTGEKLPALELIEVERILLEHLAALHAFYGDVMGVRIARKHVGWYLATLPGAREFRAHFNRLDGTDTQCANVRAFFAERYKSLTGDGEWVAA